One window from the genome of Leuconostoc suionicum encodes:
- the rimI gene encoding ribosomal protein S18-alanine N-acetyltransferase, producing the protein MFLKFRKSKHLLNSLPKYTEKVVDVQGTTFLLRRATMSDIDMLIKIEEAVYNGSAPWLLRDFVSELSRPHVRLYLVIERRGQIVGFAGAALRTDIHDMHITNIAVLPVWQNSGLGTMLMQELKLFTKKTDVSSMTLEARVSNIGALALYERLGYKQTGIKKGYYLDNREDAVSMALHFDDSTSNN; encoded by the coding sequence AGCATTTATTAAATAGTTTGCCAAAATATACCGAAAAAGTCGTTGATGTCCAAGGGACAACATTCTTATTAAGGCGAGCTACGATGTCAGACATCGATATGCTAATAAAAATTGAAGAAGCAGTTTATAATGGTTCAGCGCCATGGCTTTTACGTGATTTTGTGAGTGAACTGTCACGTCCCCATGTCCGACTGTATTTGGTCATTGAACGACGTGGTCAAATTGTTGGTTTTGCTGGTGCTGCTTTACGCACTGACATTCATGACATGCATATTACTAATATAGCTGTCCTGCCCGTGTGGCAAAATAGCGGCTTAGGCACGATGCTCATGCAAGAGCTGAAATTGTTTACCAAAAAAACCGATGTGTCATCAATGACTTTGGAGGCCAGAGTGTCCAACATAGGCGCACTGGCATTGTATGAACGACTAGGCTATAAGCAAACAGGTATTAAGAAAGGATATTACCTCGATAATCGCGAAGATGCGGTATCGATGGCACTACACTTTGATGATTCGACGAGCAACAACTGA
- the rimI gene encoding ribosomal protein S18-alanine N-acetyltransferase: MIRRATTEDIDLIWHIADAAFGSSPWPKSVFEHDLASPRTAYFIGDGGFVGVTTILDEAEIVSVAVHPDYQKQGVAQNIFKHIFNMKQVTRFLLEVSAQNGGAQALYRKLGFTEYYRREKYYRNGDDAIMMEKKID; encoded by the coding sequence ATGATTCGACGAGCAACAACTGAAGATATTGACTTGATATGGCATATAGCCGATGCTGCTTTTGGATCATCCCCTTGGCCCAAAAGCGTTTTTGAACATGATTTAGCTAGTCCCAGGACAGCTTATTTTATCGGGGATGGTGGTTTTGTTGGTGTCACGACAATACTTGATGAAGCTGAAATTGTTAGTGTTGCAGTACATCCTGATTATCAAAAACAAGGTGTAGCACAGAACATTTTTAAACATATTTTTAATATGAAGCAAGTTACTCGATTTTTGCTTGAAGTATCAGCACAAAATGGAGGCGCCCAAGCATTATATAGAAAACTGGGATTTACAGAGTATTATCGTCGTGAAAAATATTATAGAAATGGTGATGATGCAATTATGATGGAGAAAAAAATTGACTAA